A window from Zingiber officinale cultivar Zhangliang chromosome 7A, Zo_v1.1, whole genome shotgun sequence encodes these proteins:
- the LOC122002411 gene encoding L-ascorbate oxidase-like, whose amino-acid sequence MLLSSSLRGAQQVVLLFAAMSLLGCCGSNGGLLMANAKVIEYRWDVSHQFKSPDCFRKLAITINGETPGPTIDAQQGDTVVVVVNNSLLTENAAIHWHGIRQIGTPWSDGTEGVTQCPIMPGDSFVYRFVVDRPGTYLYHAHYGMQMSAGLYGVIRVAVPDGTVEPFAYDFDHSLLLNDWWHQSTYEQAAGLSAVPFVWIEEPQSLLINGRGQFNCALAGTTDVCDTTAPECSPYVLSVVPGKTYRLRIASLTALSALNFEVEGHNMTVVEADGHYVKPFVVKNLNIYSGETYSVLITADQDPSRNYWLAANVIARQPRTPAGTGILNYLHDSPEEKPPAATPAGPMWNDTEYRLAQSTALRAHPDHILPPPATADRMILLLNTQNLIDGHTRWALNNVSFNFPHTPYLIAMKQNLSDVFDERPAPETYDYKHYDIYNPSSNPNATVGTSIYRFEFDSTVDVVLQSANILKPNKSETHPWHMHGHDFWVLAHGMGRFDPDVDTARFNLVDPILKNTVDLQPFGWTAIRFKADNPGVWAFHCHVESHFFMGMGVVFEEGIDRVGELPESIMGCGKSKLPNRS is encoded by the exons ATGCTGTTGTCTTCTTCGTTGCGAGGAGCGCAACAAGTGGTGCTGCTGTTTGCTGCGATGAGCTTGTTGGGCTGCTGTGGCTCCAATGGCGGATTGTTAATGGCCAACGCGAAGGTCATCGAGTACAGATGGGACGTGTCGCACCAGTTCAAGTCGCCGGATTGCTTCAGGAAGCTGGCCATCACCATCAACGGCGAAACGCCCGGCCCGACCATCGACGCGCAGCAGGGCGAcaccgtcgtcgtcgtcgtcaacAACAGCCTTCTGACGGAGAACGCGGCCATCCATTGGCACGGCATCCGTCAG ATCGGCACGCCTTGGTCCGACGGCACCGAAGGCGTGACGCAATGCCCCATCATGCCTGGCGACAGCTTCGTCTACAGATTCGTCGTCGATCGT CCGGGGACTTACCTCTACCACGCACACTACGGCATGCAAATGTCTGCCGGCCTGTACGGCGTCATCCGCGTCGCCGTGCCGGACGGCACCGTCGAGCCCTTCGCCTACGACTTCGACCATAGCCTCCTGCTCAATGACTGGTGGCACCAGAGCACCTACGAGCAGGCGGCCGGCCTCTCCGCTGTTCCCTTCGTGTGGATCGAGGAGCCTCAG TCTCTGTTGATTAACGGAAGAGGCCAATTCAACTGCGCCCTCGCTGGAACCACCGATGTCTGCGACACCACCGCCCCAGAGTGCTCCCCTTACGTCCTCTCCGTCGTCCCCGGCAAGACTTACCGCCTCCGCATCGCCAGCCTCACCGCCCTCTCGGCCCTCAACTTCGAAGTCGAA GGCCACAACATGACCGTGGTGGAGGCCGACGGCCACTACGTCAAACCCTTCGTCGTCAAGAACCTTAACATCTACTCAGGCGAGACCTACTCGGTCCTCATCACCGCCGACCAAGACCCCTCCCGCAACTACTGGCTCGCGGCCAACGTCATCGCCCGCCAGCCCCGCACGCCGGCCGGCACCGGTATCCTCAATTACCTCCACGACTCCCCCGAGGAGAAGCCTCCCGCCGCGACTCCCGCCGGCCCTATGTGGAACGACACGGAGTACAGGTTAGCGCAGAGCACGGCCCTGCGCGCGCACCCTGACCACATCCTCCCACCTCCGGCGACCGCCGACCGCATGATACTGCTCCTCAACACCCAGAACCTCATCGACGGCCACACCCGGTGGGCGCTCAACAACGTCTCCTTCAACTTCCCCCACACCCCCTACCTCATCGCCATGAAGCAAAACCTCAGCGACGTGTTCGACGAAAGGCCCGCCCCCGAGACCTACGACTACAAGCACTACGACATCTACAACCCTTCCAGCAACCCCAACGCCACCGTCGGAACGTCCATCTACCGGTTCGAGTTCGATTCGACGGTGGATGTGGTCCTCCAGAGCGCCAACATATTGAAGCCCAACAAGAGCGAGACCCACCCGTGGCACATGCACGGGCACGACTTCTGGGTGCTCGCCCATGGCATGGGCCGGTTCGACCCGGACGTTGACACGGCCCGGTTCAATTTGGTTGACCCGATCCTGAAGAACACAGTCGATCTCCAGCCATTCGGATGGACCGCGATCCGGTTCAAGGCGGATAACCCGGGTGTTTGGGCATTTCATTGCCACGTCGAGTCTCATTTTTTCATGGGCATGGGAGTGGTGTTCGAGGAGGGGATTGATCGGGTGGGGGAGCTACCTGAATCGATTATGGGTTGTGGAAAATCTAAATTACCAAACAGATCTTGA
- the LOC122002412 gene encoding uncharacterized protein LOC122002412 isoform X2, with protein MEQIASVLDGIKGFVQTSERFFKDAFQSQFDAHRKNPIEILKRLQRETFSDLMKLRDRQDKVERVLSSFVSSKGSPFQESSTQLKGTINLGGALPFQNDQQVHDSLDSLGINTGIDARFIFKTNLREKDALLAELVAHQKNSMHFDNEFTGISLVLSKIMYHASVSDLLSVILVPFGATCNDFRSNTDQPQGECLNGLSLSRPPLFNLRHAYGVGLSVKASNFAASFGELISGWNTQMDPASQTNKLSSFLQISSQYFGETKLSLSGVWQMPCSFSKSLRFGRLACGSSSVKKAVSSLSGKQVLRSTGGSISMLLDIDESSKFGGWVEVQKSSSDLLNWAVFFSDVLERDIGFGVTVGGNRKAQSSSVILETFLNFCVDKRAIVQPALVLTFNERRRAAPALVFRTSWSM; from the exons ATAGAGATTTTGAAGCGTTTGCAAAGGGAGACATTTTCTGACTTGATGAAGCTTAGGGATAGACAGGATAAAGTGGAACGCGTACTTTCTTCATTTGTTTCTTCCAAAGGAAGTCCATTCCAGGAATCCAGCACACAATTAAAAGGAACAATTAATCTGGGTGGTGCTTTACCTTTTCAGAATGATCAACAAGTACATGATTCTCTGGATAGCTTGGGAATAAACACTGGGATTGATGCAAGGTTCATTTTTAAAACTAATCTCAGAGAGAAAGATGCCTTATTAGCTGAGCTTGTAGCTCATCAGAAGAACAGCATGCACTTTGACAACGAGTTCACTGGCATCTCTCTTGTACTATCAAAAATCATGTACCATGCCAGTGTGAGTGACCTGCTGTCTGTGATCTTAGTCCCATTTGGAGCTACTTGTAATGATTTTCGGTCCAATACAGATCAGCCACAG GGTGAATGCCTTAATGGTTTATCTTTATCTAGGCCACCGTTGTTCAATCTTCGTCATGCCTATGGTGTTGGTTTATCTGTGAAAGCATCAAATTTCGCCGCATCTTTTGGCGAGCTGATTTCTGGTTGGAACACACAAATGGATCCTGCTAGTCAAACCAACAAATTGAGTTCATTTCTACAAATATCCTCTCAGTATTTCGGAGAAACAAAACTCAGCTTGTCTGGTGTATGGCAAATGCCTTGTTCATTTTCCAAGTCACTTAGGTTTGGCAGATTGGCATGTGGTTCTAGCTCAGTTAAAAAGGCAGTGTCATCTCTTTCTGGAAAGCAGGTGTTAAGAAGTACCGGTGGATCGATATCCATGTTGCTGGACATTGATGAAAGTTCAAAATTTGGGGGATGGGTTGAGGTGCAGAAATCAAGTTCGGATCTACTTAATTGGGCTGTCTTCTTCTCTGACGTATTAGAGAGGGATATTGGATTTGGTGTGACAGTGGGAGGAAACAGAAAAGCTCAATCAAGTTCAGTTATACTTGaaacttttctaaatttttgtGTGGACAAAAGAGCCATTGTACAGCCAGCTCTGGTCTTAACGTTTAATGAGAGACGTCGAGCAGCACCTGCATTGGTTTTTCGGACTAGTTGGTCTATGTGA
- the LOC122002412 gene encoding uncharacterized protein LOC122002412 isoform X1, whose translation MEQIASVLDGIKGFVQTSERFFKDAFQSQFDAHRKNPIEILKRLQRETFSDLMKLRDRQDKVERVLSSFVSSKGSPFQESSTQLKGTINLGGALPFQNDQQVHDSLDSLGINTGIDARFIFKTNLREKDALLAELVAHQKNSMHFDNEFTGISLVLSKIMYHASVSDLLSVILVPFGATCNDFRSNTDQPQFWQGECLNGLSLSRPPLFNLRHAYGVGLSVKASNFAASFGELISGWNTQMDPASQTNKLSSFLQISSQYFGETKLSLSGVWQMPCSFSKSLRFGRLACGSSSVKKAVSSLSGKQVLRSTGGSISMLLDIDESSKFGGWVEVQKSSSDLLNWAVFFSDVLERDIGFGVTVGGNRKAQSSSVILETFLNFCVDKRAIVQPALVLTFNERRRAAPALVFRTSWSM comes from the exons ATAGAGATTTTGAAGCGTTTGCAAAGGGAGACATTTTCTGACTTGATGAAGCTTAGGGATAGACAGGATAAAGTGGAACGCGTACTTTCTTCATTTGTTTCTTCCAAAGGAAGTCCATTCCAGGAATCCAGCACACAATTAAAAGGAACAATTAATCTGGGTGGTGCTTTACCTTTTCAGAATGATCAACAAGTACATGATTCTCTGGATAGCTTGGGAATAAACACTGGGATTGATGCAAGGTTCATTTTTAAAACTAATCTCAGAGAGAAAGATGCCTTATTAGCTGAGCTTGTAGCTCATCAGAAGAACAGCATGCACTTTGACAACGAGTTCACTGGCATCTCTCTTGTACTATCAAAAATCATGTACCATGCCAGTGTGAGTGACCTGCTGTCTGTGATCTTAGTCCCATTTGGAGCTACTTGTAATGATTTTCGGTCCAATACAGATCAGCCACAG TTTTGGCAGGGTGAATGCCTTAATGGTTTATCTTTATCTAGGCCACCGTTGTTCAATCTTCGTCATGCCTATGGTGTTGGTTTATCTGTGAAAGCATCAAATTTCGCCGCATCTTTTGGCGAGCTGATTTCTGGTTGGAACACACAAATGGATCCTGCTAGTCAAACCAACAAATTGAGTTCATTTCTACAAATATCCTCTCAGTATTTCGGAGAAACAAAACTCAGCTTGTCTGGTGTATGGCAAATGCCTTGTTCATTTTCCAAGTCACTTAGGTTTGGCAGATTGGCATGTGGTTCTAGCTCAGTTAAAAAGGCAGTGTCATCTCTTTCTGGAAAGCAGGTGTTAAGAAGTACCGGTGGATCGATATCCATGTTGCTGGACATTGATGAAAGTTCAAAATTTGGGGGATGGGTTGAGGTGCAGAAATCAAGTTCGGATCTACTTAATTGGGCTGTCTTCTTCTCTGACGTATTAGAGAGGGATATTGGATTTGGTGTGACAGTGGGAGGAAACAGAAAAGCTCAATCAAGTTCAGTTATACTTGaaacttttctaaatttttgtGTGGACAAAAGAGCCATTGTACAGCCAGCTCTGGTCTTAACGTTTAATGAGAGACGTCGAGCAGCACCTGCATTGGTTTTTCGGACTAGTTGGTCTATGTGA